The segment ACGGGCAGCACCATCGCCATCCAGGAGGATATTCCTGATCGCCGCTGGTTTGGCGCTGACAGTGACCTCCTTTATGAAATCAAAGGCGCCAGGGCTGAAAGCGCCATACCCCAGATCCAAGCGGCCGTTGCCAGTTATCCCTATCACGACTTCTATCGCGCCTGGCCGGGGCCGAACAGCAACACCTTTGTTTCGCATATTATTCGGAGCAGCCCCGATCTGCGCTTTGAGCTGCCGCCCCATGCGATCGGCAAGGACTGGATCGGCACCGGCGACCTTGTCGGGCTTTCCGAAACCGGCACGGGAGTTCAGTTCTCACTTTTCGGACTCCTTGGTCTCACAATGGGGTTAGGTGAAGGCATTGAAGTCAACCTGCTGGGCCTTTCGCTTGGCGTCGATTTTTTAAGGCCGGCCCTTAAACTGCCTTTCCTTGGGCGCCTTGGCATGCGTGATTCCGAAGCTCCTGGTTGAGCTTATGTAACAAGCATTCCGCGTATCCTTCCCTGAAAAAATTTGCTAATCACACCCCAAAGCTGCCTCTGGGCCTGCCCAGCTCAGAGATATTCCCAAATCTTTTCAGGGAGATAACCCATGTCACCGCACACCTTCTTCCGGCGTATGTTTGTTGCCTGCGCCCTGGTCTTTGCGTTCAGCACTCCGACTTTGATTCCCGGTCCGCAACTCATGGCG is part of the Oligoflexus sp. genome and harbors:
- a CDS encoding DUF3750 domain-containing protein: MFRKLARLMLVVLGLVPLPLSAQDWRTADRSSMGLAPSPDAEPEALVQIYAARAFRWRGYFAVHTWVATKEKNAAAYTTYHVTNWGLNRTGSTIAIQEDIPDRRWFGADSDLLYEIKGARAESAIPQIQAAVASYPYHDFYRAWPGPNSNTFVSHIIRSSPDLRFELPPHAIGKDWIGTGDLVGLSETGTGVQFSLFGLLGLTMGLGEGIEVNLLGLSLGVDFLRPALKLPFLGRLGMRDSEAPG